Proteins encoded in a region of the Clostridium beijerinckii genome:
- a CDS encoding IS1634 family transposase, with protein MDKELLLENIEMEAYSHGKATLVAGMCKKLGVINIFDQYLTKQNGRKPDIAYGIMAQMMLANLCHSRRPLYLMDEYFEHIDIEGTFNSDAKPHNLTDDRFGCFLDNFHEAGPRKIFSEISMTAFATYGLSIKNINYDTTSKVMWGQYETEEGKIDEISIDYGYSKDKRNDKKQIKIGIGTANGIVVDAKVLSGNTDDKTYNNDAIDDVDEILKKSKTSKDSFYYVADSAFFTEENINKANGRDIKFITRAPETTNMSKIYIGKFFSERQLTKDVIFENAQGKKVKYQVLDYKSEYKGIPVKLAVCYSFTLEETKRKTISRHAEKEYAELEKKIKVFSKRSFACEADSQKEIEEFLKTKGKKLKYHSVNLNIEMNEKRKRKKADNKDSQKEYEYTINLEINREDSKIEAAIERECTFILASNDSDISCEEMLKEYKTQSSVEKKFQQLKAPEFIDDLFVKTPKRVEALTYMILIGLMILSVMEHVVRREMKKDNTIILGPGKIKMSKPSLKAIMGIFEYVPIQVIKVNNNCIRKFQKPLKDNQRQILNYLGLDESIFVGHAI; from the coding sequence ATGGATAAAGAGTTGTTATTGGAAAATATTGAAATGGAAGCATATAGCCATGGAAAAGCGACGCTTGTAGCAGGTATGTGTAAGAAACTAGGAGTTATCAACATCTTTGATCAATATTTGACTAAACAAAATGGGAGAAAGCCTGATATAGCTTATGGGATAATGGCTCAAATGATGTTAGCAAATCTTTGTCATTCAAGACGACCATTATATCTTATGGATGAGTATTTTGAACATATTGATATTGAAGGGACATTTAACAGCGATGCGAAGCCTCATAATCTTACAGATGATAGATTTGGCTGTTTTCTTGATAATTTTCATGAAGCTGGTCCAAGAAAAATTTTTTCTGAAATAAGTATGACTGCTTTCGCTACGTATGGATTGAGTATAAAGAATATTAATTACGATACTACCTCAAAGGTAATGTGGGGCCAGTATGAAACAGAAGAAGGTAAAATAGATGAAATATCAATTGATTATGGATATAGTAAAGATAAAAGAAATGATAAGAAACAAATAAAAATTGGAATTGGAACAGCTAACGGTATAGTTGTAGACGCAAAAGTTCTTTCGGGTAATACAGATGATAAAACTTATAATAATGACGCTATAGATGATGTTGATGAAATTTTAAAAAAATCCAAAACTAGTAAAGATTCATTCTACTATGTTGCAGATAGTGCATTTTTTACAGAAGAAAATATTAATAAAGCAAATGGTAGAGATATAAAATTTATAACAAGAGCTCCTGAAACAACAAATATGTCTAAAATCTATATTGGTAAATTTTTTAGTGAAAGACAGTTAACAAAAGATGTTATTTTTGAAAATGCCCAAGGTAAAAAAGTTAAATATCAAGTATTAGATTATAAATCAGAATATAAGGGGATTCCAGTTAAACTGGCAGTCTGTTATTCCTTCACTCTTGAAGAAACCAAAAGGAAAACTATTTCTAGGCATGCAGAAAAAGAATATGCCGAATTAGAGAAAAAAATCAAAGTATTTTCCAAGCGTAGCTTCGCGTGCGAAGCAGATTCACAAAAAGAAATAGAAGAGTTTTTAAAGACTAAAGGGAAAAAATTAAAATACCATTCTGTTAATTTGAATATTGAAATGAATGAAAAACGTAAGCGTAAAAAAGCTGATAATAAGGATTCACAAAAGGAATATGAATATACTATTAATTTAGAAATTAACCGTGAAGATTCAAAAATTGAAGCAGCAATTGAAAGAGAGTGTACTTTCATCTTAGCAAGTAATGATTCTGATATTTCATGTGAAGAAATGCTGAAAGAATACAAAACTCAAAGCAGCGTAGAGAAAAAGTTTCAGCAGCTAAAAGCACCAGAGTTTATAGATGACCTTTTTGTAAAAACTCCCAAAAGAGTTGAAGCCTTAACATACATGATACTTATTGGTTTAATGATTTTATCAGTAATGGAACATGTAGTCAGACGTGAGATGAAGAAAGATAATACGATTATACTTGGACCTGGAAAAATAAAAATGTCCAAGCCGAGTTTAAAAGCTATAATGGGTATCTTTGAGTATGTGCCTATACAAGTAATTAAAGTTAATAACAATTGTATAAGAAAGTTTCAAAAACCACTAAAAGATAATCAACGGCAGATATTGAATTATTTAGGTTTGGATGAAAGTATTTTTGTTGGACATGCTATTTAA
- a CDS encoding NUDIX hydrolase, giving the protein MELRDIYNNKGYKTEVRKERSEKLEDGEYYLATEVWIINSRSEILIQQRSSNKDVLPNMWGLTTGCMVSGEGSEEGALREVNEEIGLSIEKDELNFIRRIFRENSIWDIYFVYKDVELSKLILQKEEVSNVKFVSIEEFNNMLLSGELFEYPEIYDMLSLIDDKVSEY; this is encoded by the coding sequence ATGGAATTAAGAGATATATACAATAATAAAGGATATAAAACTGAAGTAAGAAAAGAACGGTCCGAAAAGTTAGAAGATGGTGAATATTATTTAGCAACTGAAGTGTGGATAATTAATAGCAGAAGCGAAATATTAATTCAACAAAGATCAAGTAACAAGGATGTACTTCCTAATATGTGGGGACTAACTACAGGATGTATGGTTAGTGGAGAGGGCTCAGAGGAAGGAGCTTTGAGAGAAGTTAATGAGGAGATAGGATTATCTATTGAAAAAGATGAATTAAATTTTATTCGTAGAATATTTCGTGAAAATTCTATTTGGGATATATATTTTGTATATAAGGATGTTGAGTTATCGAAATTAATCCTTCAAAAGGAAGAAGTTAGTAACGTTAAATTTGTATCTATTGAAGAATTTAATAATATGCTTTTATCTGGAGAACTATTTGAATATCCAGAAATTTATGATATGTTATCCCTAATTGATGATAAAGTTAGTGAATATTAG
- a CDS encoding response regulator produces the protein MKGKRILVVDDEPLIRKLVTDFLKKQGYVTIEADDGKKAMNLFSSEENIDLIILDVMLPEYDGFTVCREIRKKSKVPIIMLTARGEEFDEVFGLDIGADEYISKPFSPNILIARVNAVLRRANSEDRGNKELKDFNGLTIDHSAHQVVIDGEVVDLSPKEYELLIYLSENYGKALSREQILDKVWGYDYYGDLRTVDTHINRLRIKLDRKSDYIQTVRGYGYRFEE, from the coding sequence ATGAAGGGGAAAAGGATACTAGTTGTTGATGATGAACCATTAATAAGAAAACTCGTGACAGATTTTCTGAAAAAACAAGGGTATGTAACAATTGAGGCTGATGATGGAAAGAAAGCTATGAATTTGTTCTCTAGTGAGGAAAATATAGATTTAATAATTCTTGATGTAATGCTGCCAGAATATGATGGATTTACTGTATGCAGAGAGATAAGAAAGAAATCTAAAGTTCCGATTATTATGCTAACTGCAAGGGGAGAGGAATTTGATGAAGTTTTTGGATTAGATATTGGAGCTGATGAATATATATCAAAACCTTTTAGTCCTAATATACTAATAGCGAGAGTTAATGCTGTTTTGAGAAGGGCAAATTCAGAAGATAGAGGTAATAAGGAGCTCAAAGATTTTAATGGATTGACAATAGATCATAGTGCCCATCAAGTGGTTATAGATGGAGAAGTTGTTGATTTAAGTCCTAAGGAATATGAACTATTGATTTATCTTTCTGAAAATTATGGAAAAGCATTAAGTAGAGAGCAAATATTAGATAAGGTATGGGGATATGATTATTATGGAGACTTAAGGACAGTGGATACACATATAAATAGATTAAGAATAAAGTTAGATAGAAAAAGTGATTATATACAAACAGTACGTGGTTACGGTTATAGGTTTGAGGAATAG
- a CDS encoding sensor histidine kinase gives MNKSLRSKLFLSITLLLVFFISALWILNNLYLQQYYIKNKENMLENNAKHLVDMYTGDPNDIQDELDRTANIIGGSIDIRDKEGKLIYKSSRRLPNEKNIIDNMGNKFRPNIEPPPDSDAQNDKINNTYSEGKYTFENRWDVQLKINFLTLVTKTNNGDILAIRVPLVSISESVDIANRFILIIGGVIILLGSLWAFWFSKRFTKPILELNSIAQNMAKFNFGKKCNINGKDEIGQLGQSVNYLSGELSRAITELNIKNKKLEEDIEKERKIDEMRKEFISSVSHELRTPLSVIQGYAEGLVSNVTESDEDRKFYCDVIMNETDKMNKLVRDLLNLSQIESGYFHIEKTEFDLVSLIEYVLNRYKSTFEEKSIEIKFEPGESVIVYGDMTRIEQILTNYINNAINHVDNNKIIRINKISVKDKIRINVFNTGKHIPDEYLDKIWNSFYKVDKARTRAYGGYGLGLSIVKAIADLHSNAYGVENTEDGVNFWFEIDKIDLSSAAN, from the coding sequence ATGAATAAGTCATTAAGATCAAAACTTTTTTTATCTATAACTTTATTGTTAGTTTTTTTTATCTCTGCTTTATGGATATTAAATAACTTATATCTTCAGCAATACTATATTAAGAATAAAGAAAATATGCTTGAAAATAATGCAAAGCATTTAGTTGATATGTATACTGGAGACCCAAATGATATTCAAGATGAATTGGATAGAACCGCAAATATAATAGGAGGCAGTATTGATATTAGAGATAAAGAGGGTAAACTCATATATAAATCTTCAAGGCGACTGCCAAATGAAAAAAATATAATTGATAATATGGGGAATAAATTTAGACCTAATATAGAACCACCACCAGATTCGGATGCTCAAAATGATAAGATTAACAATACATATAGTGAAGGTAAGTATACATTTGAAAATAGATGGGATGTTCAGCTTAAAATAAACTTTCTAACTCTTGTAACTAAAACAAATAATGGTGACATCCTTGCTATAAGAGTTCCATTAGTCTCAATAAGTGAAAGTGTTGATATTGCAAATAGATTTATATTAATTATTGGAGGAGTAATTATACTTTTAGGTAGCTTATGGGCATTTTGGTTTTCAAAAAGATTTACAAAACCAATACTAGAATTAAATAGCATAGCGCAGAATATGGCTAAATTCAATTTTGGTAAAAAATGCAATATAAATGGAAAAGATGAAATCGGACAGCTTGGACAAAGTGTTAATTATCTATCTGGAGAGCTAAGTCGGGCAATTACGGAATTAAATATAAAGAATAAGAAATTAGAAGAAGATATAGAGAAGGAAAGAAAAATAGACGAAATGAGAAAAGAATTTATCTCAAGTGTTTCTCATGAGTTAAGAACTCCGCTATCAGTAATACAAGGCTATGCGGAAGGGCTTGTAAGCAATGTTACAGAAAGTGATGAAGATAGGAAATTTTACTGTGATGTTATTATGAATGAAACTGATAAAATGAATAAATTAGTAAGAGATTTATTAAACTTATCACAAATTGAATCTGGTTATTTTCATATAGAAAAAACAGAATTTGATTTAGTATCATTAATAGAATATGTACTTAATAGATATAAATCAACTTTCGAAGAAAAAAGTATAGAAATCAAATTTGAACCCGGAGAAAGCGTGATTGTATACGGAGATATGACTCGTATAGAGCAAATACTTACAAACTACATTAATAATGCAATTAATCATGTAGACAATAATAAGATTATTAGGATAAATAAGATTAGTGTTAAAGATAAAATAAGAATAAATGTATTTAATACAGGAAAGCATATACCAGATGAATATTTGGATAAGATATGGAATAGCTTTTATAAAGTAGATAAAGCTAGGACAAGAGCTTATGGAGGCTATGGCTTGGGCTTATCTATAGTAAAGGCGATAGCAGATCTTCATAGTAATGCTTATGGAGTGGAAAACACTGAAGATGGAGTTAACTTTTGGTTTGAAATTGATAAGATAGATTTAAGTTCAGCAGCAAATTAA
- a CDS encoding RNA polymerase sigma factor: MDELDNNKSYIHYLIETYSDMLIRISYSYMKNLSDAEDITQEVFIKLLEKRPDFKNETHEKSWLIRVAINLSKDKLKSSYFKNTTSLEDDFVDTTQEDNDVIQAVLSLPVKYRSIVFLYYYENYSISEISNILNIKESTVGSQLSRGRKLLKSILKEDFEYE; this comes from the coding sequence ATGGATGAGTTGGATAATAACAAAAGTTACATTCATTACTTAATAGAAACGTATTCCGATATGCTGATTCGAATTTCGTATTCATATATGAAAAATTTAAGTGATGCCGAAGACATAACCCAAGAGGTTTTTATAAAACTACTTGAAAAACGACCTGATTTTAAGAACGAAACACATGAGAAATCCTGGTTAATTAGAGTTGCTATAAATTTAAGTAAAGATAAATTAAAGTCTTCTTATTTTAAAAATACCACATCATTAGAAGATGATTTTGTTGATACAACTCAGGAAGATAATGATGTAATCCAAGCAGTACTTAGCCTGCCAGTAAAATATAGAAGTATCGTTTTTTTATATTATTATGAGAATTATAGTATTTCTGAAATTTCTAATATTTTAAACATAAAGGAATCTACTGTAGGTTCACAACTTAGCAGAGGACGAAAATTACTAAAATCTATACTAAAGGAGGATTTTGAATATGAATAA
- a CDS encoding FMN-dependent NADH-azoreductase: protein MNKVLYVKANAKPEGQSRTFKISDNFIDEYKKNNPDDEIITLDLYKTDIDFLRSKDLDTVFGPKNDESKSHPVLKYAYQFAEADKYVIAAPMWNLSVPAILKAYVDYISVVGISFKYTQEGAVGLLENKKAVYIAARGGSYAETPYELDGIYLRSILGFFGIKDITTISAEKLDVQGENVDKILEEAIDKAKETAKNF from the coding sequence ATGAACAAAGTATTATATGTTAAAGCAAATGCAAAACCGGAAGGTCAATCAAGAACTTTCAAAATTTCAGATAACTTCATAGATGAATATAAAAAAAATAATCCCGATGATGAAATTATTACATTAGATTTGTATAAAACAGATATAGATTTCTTAAGAAGTAAGGATCTAGATACAGTATTCGGACCTAAAAACGATGAGAGTAAAAGTCATCCAGTACTTAAATATGCATATCAATTTGCAGAAGCTGATAAATATGTTATAGCAGCACCAATGTGGAATTTAAGTGTTCCAGCGATATTAAAGGCATATGTTGATTATATAAGTGTAGTAGGAATTTCGTTTAAATACACACAAGAAGGAGCTGTAGGACTTTTAGAAAATAAAAAGGCTGTATATATTGCGGCAAGAGGTGGATCATATGCTGAAACACCATATGAGCTTGATGGTATCTATTTAAGAAGTATACTAGGCTTTTTTGGAATAAAAGATATTACAACTATTTCAGCGGAGAAATTAGATGTACAAGGAGAAAATGTTGATAAAATACTAGAAGAAGCTATAGATAAAGCAAAGGAAACTGCAAAGAACTTCTAA
- the yaaA gene encoding peroxide stress protein YaaA: MMIIISPAKTLDFSKFNETLPMTKPYFLNEARELVEELKKYDNLSLEKLMKISPKLAKLNTQRFQNWSESLESARQCLVAFKGEVFKGLDVGSYTMEDYFYANDNLRILSGLYGVVKPFDGINLYRLEMATKLSIGEFKNLYDYWGNKLIDNILKDVEIRENKTIVNLASYEYFKAIENIKRIDDIRVITPIFKEYRNGEYKIITIMAKRARGLMTSFIIRNKIEDLEKLKEFNHDGYEFNEELSNEADLVFTRDIHNRY, encoded by the coding sequence ATGATGATAATAATTTCCCCAGCTAAAACTTTAGATTTTTCTAAATTTAATGAAACATTACCAATGACTAAGCCATATTTCTTAAATGAGGCTAGAGAATTAGTTGAGGAGTTGAAAAAATATGATAATCTATCTTTGGAAAAGCTTATGAAAATAAGTCCTAAGCTAGCTAAATTAAATACTCAAAGATTTCAAAATTGGTCAGAGTCTTTAGAATCTGCAAGACAATGTCTAGTTGCATTTAAAGGTGAGGTTTTTAAGGGACTTGATGTAGGAAGCTATACGATGGAAGATTATTTTTATGCAAATGATAATCTAAGGATATTATCCGGACTTTATGGAGTTGTAAAGCCTTTTGATGGAATAAACTTATATAGGTTAGAAATGGCAACGAAGCTGAGTATTGGCGAGTTTAAAAATTTATATGATTATTGGGGAAATAAATTAATAGATAATATTTTGAAAGATGTAGAAATACGTGAAAATAAGACCATTGTTAATTTAGCTTCTTATGAATATTTCAAAGCAATAGAAAATATTAAAAGAATAGACGACATAAGGGTTATAACACCAATATTTAAGGAATACAGAAATGGAGAATATAAAATAATAACTATAATGGCGAAAAGAGCAAGAGGGCTGATGACCTCTTTTATTATAAGAAATAAGATAGAAGATTTAGAAAAATTAAAAGAATTCAATCACGATGGTTATGAATTTAATGAAGAGTTATCTAATGAAGCGGACTTGGTATTTACTAGAGATATACATAATAGATACTAG
- a CDS encoding ribonuclease Z, which yields MIDILLLGCGGGMPMPNRFLSATLINYKGRKILVDCGEGTQVSMRISNTGFKSIDIICITHTHGDHIVGLPGLLGTIGNSGRTEPITIIGPEGIRETVEKLRVIANWLPYEINIIENPKETFKLFDGSINLDVDISVLELDHSSPCIGYCFYFKRQPKFDVEKAEKNKVPKTLWNRLQRNEENIVLDGVLYTNDMVMGEERKGIKVSIITDTRPIKNIIEFISDSDYFICEGTYGDDKDLPKAIKNKHMTFREAADLALKGNVKKLLLTHFGTAMNEPEEYLNNANEVFDKTIIGFDRYKTTLNFNED from the coding sequence ATGATTGATATACTTTTATTAGGTTGCGGAGGTGGAATGCCTATGCCCAATAGATTTTTATCAGCTACACTGATAAATTATAAAGGTAGGAAAATCCTGGTTGACTGCGGTGAAGGTACTCAAGTATCAATGAGAATATCAAATACAGGATTTAAGTCTATAGATATTATTTGCATTACTCATACCCACGGCGATCATATTGTAGGACTTCCAGGACTTCTTGGAACGATAGGTAATAGTGGAAGAACTGAACCCATAACAATTATAGGCCCAGAAGGAATAAGAGAAACAGTAGAAAAATTAAGAGTAATAGCAAATTGGTTGCCGTATGAAATTAATATAATAGAAAATCCTAAAGAAACCTTTAAATTATTTGATGGTAGTATAAATTTAGATGTAGATATATCAGTTCTAGAGTTAGATCATTCTTCACCATGTATAGGTTATTGTTTTTATTTTAAACGGCAGCCAAAATTTGATGTGGAGAAAGCTGAAAAAAATAAAGTTCCTAAAACTCTGTGGAATAGGTTGCAAAGAAATGAAGAAAATATTGTGTTAGATGGTGTTTTATATACGAATGATATGGTAATGGGAGAAGAGAGGAAAGGAATAAAAGTCAGTATAATTACAGATACAAGACCAATTAAAAATATAATAGAATTTATTAGTGATAGTGATTATTTCATTTGTGAGGGTACTTATGGAGATGATAAAGATTTACCTAAAGCTATTAAAAATAAACATATGACTTTTAGAGAAGCGGCTGATTTAGCACTCAAAGGCAATGTTAAAAAACTTTTATTAACCCATTTTGGAACGGCGATGAACGAACCAGAAGAATACTTAAATAATGCAAATGAAGTTTTCGATAAAACTATAATTGGTTTTGATAGGTATAAAACAACTTTAAATTTTAATGAAGACTAA
- a CDS encoding lysophospholipid acyltransferase family protein encodes MFFKKIYYVFYMLWVRIKGVKHTFILRTQGDESAEEYVRKTAYLWSKFTLKIIGIELDVTGTENIPEEQCVFVGNHSSILDIIILLYTVNKKMGFIAKKELLKTPILGYWLKKSKCVPLDRSNTRAAIASINEAIENIRNGSSMVIFPEGTRNKEGKVGQFKKGSLKLATKSQAIIVPVSIDRASRAFEDTRKFKPTKIKVVFGKAIATKDLSKEEEYNLAENIRNTIIDNLK; translated from the coding sequence ATGTTTTTTAAAAAAATATATTATGTTTTTTATATGCTGTGGGTAAGGATAAAAGGAGTTAAGCATACATTTATTTTGAGAACTCAAGGTGATGAATCTGCTGAGGAATATGTAAGAAAAACTGCATATCTTTGGAGTAAATTCACTTTAAAAATAATAGGAATAGAATTAGATGTGACGGGCACGGAAAATATACCTGAAGAGCAATGCGTGTTTGTAGGTAATCATTCAAGTATATTAGATATAATAATATTGCTTTATACTGTAAATAAGAAGATGGGATTTATCGCCAAGAAGGAATTGTTAAAAACTCCGATACTAGGTTATTGGTTGAAAAAGAGCAAATGTGTACCTTTAGACAGAAGTAATACAAGAGCTGCTATAGCATCAATTAATGAGGCAATCGAAAATATTAGGAATGGAAGTTCAATGGTTATATTTCCCGAGGGAACTAGAAATAAAGAGGGAAAAGTAGGGCAATTCAAAAAAGGAAGTTTGAAATTAGCAACTAAATCTCAAGCTATAATAGTGCCAGTAAGTATAGATAGGGCTTCTAGAGCATTTGAAGATACTAGAAAATTTAAACCTACAAAAATAAAAGTGGTATTTGGGAAAGCTATTGCTACTAAAGACTTATCAAAAGAAGAAGAGTATAATTTAGCAGAGAATATAAGAAATACAATTATAGATAACTTAAAATAA
- a CDS encoding GTP-binding protein → MKKTIGILAHVDAGKTTFSEQVLYHTKSIANRGRVDHKDSFLDSHNIEKERGITVFSDQGTFELNGSTYYLIDTPGHIDFSTEMERSIEIMDYAIIIISGVEGVQGHTKTVWNLLRKYKIPTIFFINKLDRTGADKDRVVREIKRDLSSDACYIDNNFIYDSKEEIDDINKFDEFNLNEYLIEFISEHNDELLEKYIEGNYDYDLWIKTFISLIKENKVFPCFGGSALQDDGIIEFLNIIDKLTYTEYKSNEKFSGRVYKIRHDENGNRVTFIKALKGKLKIREEVSYGGEFVKEFDHVQNNSNEITEKISSIRIYNGKRFKAVDVVEAGDLFAVTGISKAVAGDGIGDLKEKTQYEMTPTLMSKVIFDKNCNAREVLRYFKVLESEDPSLNVTWNEILQEIHVHVMGKIQLEVLKELVKERFGLVVDFGKCQIIYKETIAEESIGRGHFEPLRHYAEVHLKLEPLPRNSGIVFENKCHDDDLTQGNQNLIRTHIFEREHHGILTGSSITDIKLTLLTGRAHNKHTCGGDFREATFRALRQGLEKAYNILLEPYYKFVIEASNEHVGRILADIQKLSGTFEPIEMLESKVIVNGRGPVSTFMDYSMEVIAFTRGKGSINLIYDGYDLCHNSEEVIETKAYNKNADIEYTSTSVFSSHGQGYLVTWDRADEEMHIEFDA, encoded by the coding sequence ATGAAAAAGACAATAGGGATTTTAGCACATGTTGATGCAGGGAAGACTACATTTTCAGAACAAGTGCTTTATCATACAAAAAGTATAGCAAATAGAGGAAGAGTAGATCATAAAGACTCATTTTTAGATAGTCATAATATTGAAAAAGAAAGAGGAATAACTGTATTTTCTGATCAAGGGACTTTTGAACTGAATGGTTCTACGTACTACTTAATTGACACTCCAGGACATATTGATTTTAGCACAGAGATGGAAAGGTCTATAGAAATTATGGATTATGCGATAATCATTATAAGCGGAGTTGAGGGAGTACAGGGTCATACAAAGACAGTGTGGAATTTATTAAGAAAATATAAGATTCCGACTATATTTTTCATTAATAAATTAGACAGAACTGGAGCAGATAAAGATAGAGTTGTAAGAGAAATAAAAAGAGATTTATCTAGTGATGCGTGTTATATAGATAATAATTTTATTTATGACAGCAAAGAAGAAATAGATGATATAAACAAATTTGATGAGTTCAATTTAAATGAGTATTTAATAGAATTTATAAGTGAGCATAATGATGAACTTTTAGAAAAATATATTGAAGGAAACTATGATTATGATCTTTGGATAAAAACGTTTATATCACTCATAAAAGAAAACAAAGTATTTCCATGTTTTGGGGGATCTGCACTTCAAGATGATGGAATAATAGAATTTCTAAATATTATTGACAAATTAACATATACAGAGTATAAAAGTAATGAAAAATTTTCTGGGCGTGTATATAAAATTCGTCATGATGAAAATGGAAATCGCGTAACTTTTATTAAAGCTTTAAAAGGAAAGTTAAAGATTAGAGAGGAAGTAAGCTATGGTGGTGAATTCGTAAAAGAATTCGATCATGTACAAAATAATTCTAACGAAATTACTGAAAAAATAAGCAGTATAAGAATATATAATGGGAAAAGATTTAAAGCAGTAGATGTTGTAGAAGCTGGAGATTTATTTGCTGTGACAGGTATTTCAAAGGCAGTAGCAGGAGATGGTATTGGGGATCTAAAAGAAAAAACACAATACGAAATGACTCCAACCTTAATGTCTAAAGTGATTTTTGATAAAAATTGCAATGCTCGTGAAGTTTTAAGGTATTTCAAAGTGCTAGAGTCAGAAGACCCATCACTAAATGTTACATGGAATGAAATTCTTCAAGAAATCCATGTACATGTAATGGGGAAAATTCAGCTAGAGGTATTGAAGGAGTTAGTTAAAGAAAGGTTTGGTTTAGTAGTTGATTTTGGTAAGTGTCAAATTATTTATAAGGAGACTATAGCAGAAGAATCTATAGGTCGTGGACACTTTGAGCCATTAAGACACTACGCAGAAGTGCATCTTAAACTTGAACCGTTGCCAAGGAATAGTGGAATTGTTTTTGAAAATAAATGTCATGACGATGATTTGACTCAAGGAAATCAGAATTTAATTAGAACACATATTTTTGAGAGAGAGCATCATGGTATATTAACAGGATCGTCTATAACGGATATAAAGTTAACACTATTAACTGGAAGAGCCCATAACAAGCATACTTGTGGGGGGGATTTTAGGGAGGCAACATTTAGGGCATTAAGGCAAGGATTAGAGAAAGCTTACAATATACTATTGGAACCATATTATAAATTTGTAATAGAAGCCTCTAATGAACATGTAGGAAGAATTTTGGCAGATATTCAAAAACTAAGTGGAACTTTTGAACCTATAGAAATGCTAGAAAGCAAAGTGATAGTAAATGGGAGGGGACCAGTCTCAACATTTATGGATTACAGTATGGAAGTTATAGCTTTTACAAGAGGGAAAGGCAGCATAAATTTGATATATGATGGATATGATTTATGCCATAATAGTGAAGAAGTAATAGAAACTAAAGCATACAATAAAAACGCTGATATTGAATATACGTCAACATCAGTATTTTCTTCGCATGGTCAAGGCTATTTGGTCACATGGGATAGAGCTGATGAGGAAATGCATATTGAATTTGATGCATAA
- a CDS encoding M48 family metallopeptidase, with amino-acid sequence MKYKLEIEKKIIEFELIRRKRKTICIKIEESGKVVVSAPLKTSKDYIMLVVRKRSDWIFEKQKEMIQRNSKKTKRDFTPGSTFIYLGKEYSFKLIFDEKIKNISIQLSGNSNNVYRNGEELLGDIDISNEEKSFIIHTNTMEMEKLRAAFEKWYRKETLEIVTRRIDYYSKNFRDKVTDIRVKEQKRRWASCTWKNAILFNWRCSMARPDVLDYIVVHEMCHMDHRNHSKDFWNRVHEIMPDYKEKHEWLKLNGLNMYL; translated from the coding sequence ATGAAATATAAATTGGAGATTGAAAAGAAGATTATAGAATTTGAGTTGATTCGGAGGAAAAGAAAAACTATATGTATTAAAATTGAAGAAAGTGGAAAAGTTGTTGTTAGTGCTCCTTTAAAAACTAGCAAAGATTATATTATGTTAGTTGTGAGAAAAAGGTCAGATTGGATTTTTGAAAAGCAGAAAGAAATGATTCAAAGAAATTCAAAAAAGACTAAGAGAGATTTTACACCAGGAAGCACATTTATATATTTAGGAAAAGAGTATTCTTTTAAATTAATTTTTGATGAAAAAATAAAAAACATATCTATTCAACTTAGTGGAAATTCGAATAATGTATATAGAAATGGTGAAGAGCTATTAGGAGATATAGATATCAGTAATGAGGAGAAAAGTTTTATTATACACACAAATACAATGGAAATGGAAAAATTAAGGGCAGCATTTGAAAAGTGGTATAGGAAAGAAACTTTAGAGATCGTTACACGAAGAATAGATTATTATTCAAAGAATTTTAGAGACAAGGTTACAGATATAAGAGTGAAGGAACAAAAAAGAAGGTGGGCAAGCTGCACATGGAAAAATGCTATTCTATTTAATTGGAGATGTAGCATGGCAAGACCTGATGTTTTGGATTATATTGTTGTACACGAAATGTGCCATATGGACCACAGGAATCATTCAAAGGATTTCTGGAATAGAGTTCATGAAATAATGCCGGATTATAAAGAAAAACATGAATGGCTTAAATTAAATGGATTAAATATGTATTTATGA